A region from the Pseudomonas sp. KU26590 genome encodes:
- the pyk gene encoding pyruvate kinase, with product MTVRRTKIVATLGPASNSPEVIEKLILAGLDVARLNFSHGTPDEHKARAKLIRDIAAKNGRFVALLGDLQGPKIRIAKFVNKKIELKVGDKFIFSTSHPLTDGNQDIVGIDYPDLVKDCGVGDELLLDDGRVVMRVDTQTADALHCTVTIGGPLSDHKGINRRGGGLTAPALTEKDKQDIKLAAEMDLDYLAVSFPRDAADMEYARKLRDESGGTAWLVAKIERAEAVANDETLDALIRASDAVMVARGDLGVEIGDAELVGVQKKIILHARRHNKAVIVATQMMESMISSPMPTRAEVSDVANAVLDYTDAVMLSAESAAGSYPVEAVEAMARICVGAERHPTGKTSSHRVGHSFTRCDESIALAAMYTANHFPGVKAIIALTESGYTPLIMSRIRSSVPIYAFSPHRGTQARAAMFRGVYTIPFDPAALPPGQVSQSAVDELVKRGLVEQGDWVILTKGDSYHTIGGTNGMKILHVGDPMV from the coding sequence ATGACCGTTCGCCGCACCAAAATCGTAGCCACACTGGGCCCTGCCAGTAATTCGCCAGAAGTCATCGAGAAGCTGATTCTTGCTGGCCTGGACGTCGCCCGCCTGAACTTCTCCCACGGCACGCCCGACGAGCACAAGGCTCGCGCGAAGCTGATCCGCGACATCGCCGCCAAGAACGGCCGGTTCGTCGCGTTGCTGGGTGACCTTCAAGGCCCGAAAATCCGCATCGCCAAATTCGTCAACAAGAAGATCGAGCTGAAGGTAGGTGACAAGTTCATCTTCTCCACCAGCCATCCTCTGACCGACGGCAACCAGGACATCGTGGGTATCGATTACCCCGATCTGGTCAAGGACTGCGGCGTCGGCGACGAGCTGCTGCTGGACGATGGGCGTGTGGTCATGCGCGTCGACACGCAAACCGCCGATGCACTGCATTGCACCGTGACCATCGGCGGCCCGCTGTCGGATCACAAAGGCATAAACCGTCGCGGCGGCGGCCTCACAGCTCCGGCGCTGACCGAGAAAGACAAGCAGGACATCAAACTCGCTGCCGAAATGGACCTGGACTACCTGGCCGTCTCGTTCCCGCGTGATGCGGCCGACATGGAATACGCGCGCAAGCTGCGTGACGAGTCCGGCGGCACGGCCTGGCTGGTGGCGAAGATCGAACGCGCCGAAGCCGTCGCCAACGACGAAACCCTCGATGCGCTGATCCGCGCCAGTGACGCGGTCATGGTTGCCCGTGGCGACCTGGGCGTGGAAATCGGCGATGCCGAGCTGGTGGGCGTCCAGAAGAAAATCATCCTGCACGCACGTCGCCATAACAAGGCGGTGATCGTTGCTACGCAGATGATGGAATCGATGATTTCCAGCCCGATGCCAACCCGCGCTGAAGTGTCCGACGTGGCCAACGCCGTGCTCGACTACACCGACGCCGTGATGCTGTCCGCTGAAAGTGCCGCTGGCTCTTATCCTGTTGAAGCCGTTGAGGCGATGGCGCGCATCTGCGTCGGCGCTGAACGTCATCCGACCGGCAAGACCTCCAGCCACCGCGTCGGTCACTCCTTCACCCGTTGTGACGAAAGCATCGCGCTGGCCGCCATGTACACCGCCAACCACTTCCCTGGCGTGAAAGCGATCATCGCGCTGACCGAAAGCGGCTACACCCCGCTGATCATGTCGCGGATTCGTTCCTCGGTACCGATCTACGCGTTCTCCCCGCACCGCGGCACCCAGGCGCGCGCGGCGATGTTCCGTGGCGTTTACACCATTCCGTTCGACCCGGCGGCATTGCCGCCAGGTCAGGTCAGCCAGTCGGCTGTGGACGAACTGGTCAAGCGCGGTCTGGTTGAGCAAGGCGACTGGGTCATCCTGACCAAGGGCGACAGCTATCACACCATCGGCGGCACCAACGGCATGAAGATCCTGCACGTCGGCGACCCAATGGTTTAA
- a CDS encoding tetratricopeptide repeat protein — MRIVMILVALLALGGCTRWAMNSHLNNANRAYAQGDCDAVMYNLSKVDRESRSRRYVQPEVSMLRGQCLERQKFYMDAVQTYQYIIIQFPESEYAFRAKARLDTLHQLGHDNLAPPATPRAASR; from the coding sequence ATGCGAATCGTGATGATATTAGTAGCGCTGCTTGCCTTGGGTGGTTGCACCCGCTGGGCAATGAACAGCCATTTGAACAATGCCAACCGCGCCTACGCCCAGGGCGACTGTGACGCGGTGATGTACAACCTGTCGAAAGTCGATCGGGAGAGCCGTTCGCGTCGCTACGTGCAGCCCGAAGTGTCGATGTTGCGTGGTCAGTGCCTGGAGCGCCAGAAGTTCTACATGGATGCGGTGCAGACCTACCAGTACATCATCATCCAGTTCCCGGAAAGCGAGTATGCGTTCCGTGCCAAGGCCCGCCTGGACACCCTGCATCAGCTGGGCCATGACAACCTGGCCCCGCCCGCCACACCGCGCGCTGCTTCACGCTAG